From one Suicoccus acidiformans genomic stretch:
- a CDS encoding PH domain-containing protein — protein MAISNALGWTFTSELNKVPQELTELLIEGERIHAAYKTVRDIAVFTNKRLIVMDSQGLTGRKKEIYSLPYSAINMWSTENAGTIDLNSEVQLWTRAGEVKINLHRGVDPRKLDRVLAEACLK, from the coding sequence ATGGCAATTAGTAATGCACTCGGCTGGACTTTTACGAGCGAATTGAACAAGGTGCCCCAGGAATTGACCGAGCTTCTTATTGAAGGTGAAAGAATTCATGCTGCTTATAAGACTGTCCGCGATATTGCAGTCTTTACGAACAAACGGCTTATTGTGATGGACTCTCAAGGCTTAACCGGTCGCAAAAAAGAGATTTACAGCTTGCCCTATAGTGCCATTAATATGTGGTCGACTGAAAACGCTGGGACGATAGACTTAAACTCTGAAGTGCAACTTTGGACCCGGGCCGGTGAGGTGAAGATTAATCTGCACCGTGGCGTTGATCCGCGTAAACTTGACCGGGTACTGGCGGAAGCCTGCCTGAAATAA
- a CDS encoding DUF402 domain-containing protein — protein MKQPKEGEFITIKGYKHDGSLHRTWKDNMVLKTSEQSIIACNDHTLVTESDGRRWVTREVALLYYHKHFWFNVVCMLRKRGVTYYCNLASPYVMDQEALKYIDYDLDIKVFPDGEKRLLDLDEYEIHGRRYHYSDEIDRIIKYQIQELVRWIEEEKGPFSPHFIDIWYERYCQLSHQYKQKHN, from the coding sequence ATGAAACAACCGAAAGAGGGTGAATTCATCACTATTAAGGGTTATAAGCATGATGGCTCTTTGCATCGGACTTGGAAGGATAATATGGTCCTGAAGACGAGCGAGCAATCGATTATTGCCTGTAACGACCATACCTTAGTCACAGAATCGGATGGACGACGCTGGGTGACACGTGAAGTGGCCTTGCTGTACTATCATAAGCATTTCTGGTTTAATGTGGTCTGCATGTTGCGTAAGCGGGGAGTTACCTATTATTGTAACTTAGCTTCGCCATATGTAATGGACCAGGAAGCTTTGAAATATATCGATTATGACTTGGATATTAAAGTGTTTCCAGATGGTGAGAAGCGTTTGTTAGATTTGGATGAGTATGAAATTCATGGACGGCGTTATCATTATTCTGATGAAATTGATCGAATTATTAAGTATCAAATCCAAGAACTCGTTCGTTGGATTGAAGAGGAGAAAGGGCCTTTCTCGCCTCATTTCATTGATATTTGGTATGAGCGTTATTGTCAATTGAGCCATCAATATAAGCAAAAGCATAACTAA
- the pulA gene encoding type I pullulanase has translation MRYQQPEVLPNHRRIIRNREVIERYSREDYVTLFKQYHGQLGAIYTEEGTEFKLWAPTASQVELLIYESNYGPLVESYVMEKSETEALWSYYLPGDQHGLTYRYRLIFVGGMVNTSVDPYSKAVTVNGARSVVLNLEKTNPEGWGERMAPFEDQSQAIIYEAHVRDFTVSNSSSIINKGKFLGVIEEGAVNDYGSPAGLDYLKELGVTHVEFLPMFDFQTVDETVYKPTQYNWGYDPLNYNAPEGSYATDAYNPEVRIRELKAMIKKLHDAGIRVIMDVVYNHVYEVEQHSLHLTVPGYFFRYNEEGEFTNGTGVGNDTASERPMFRKYIVDSVTYWAEEFHIDGFRFDLMGIHDIVTMNEVRKSLDEIDPTIMLFGEGWNLYTPLAEHEVANQNNAHVMPRIGQFNDGIREALKGNDFDPQARGFINGAWYMEQSLISNFMAALDLRSYIEPTQLIQYVEAHDNYTLYDRLKAADPGLDEETIVKRHELASTIILLAQGIPFIHAGQEFLRSKQGVRDSYNSPDHINEIDWNRQETYRHSVNLVKNLIQLRKQEPLLHLSSYEDIRQVMDVKNNAFQLVVLTYRSEDYNLLIAFNARESAAPVHLEEGRYIYKLYDGQVFLDDEHEVEDSHTIYVPPYTGMVLKQFTH, from the coding sequence ATGCGTTATCAACAACCAGAAGTCCTGCCCAATCATCGGCGGATTATACGAAATAGAGAAGTGATTGAACGCTATAGTCGCGAGGATTATGTTACTTTATTTAAGCAATATCATGGGCAACTCGGCGCTATTTACACAGAGGAAGGCACCGAGTTCAAGCTATGGGCACCGACGGCTTCACAGGTGGAATTATTAATTTATGAAAGCAATTATGGTCCCTTGGTTGAAAGCTATGTTATGGAAAAATCAGAAACCGAAGCGCTTTGGAGTTATTATTTACCCGGTGATCAACACGGTCTGACTTATCGTTACCGCTTGATTTTTGTTGGGGGGATGGTTAATACTTCAGTCGATCCTTATAGTAAGGCTGTTACCGTTAATGGGGCGCGCTCAGTGGTTTTAAATCTTGAGAAGACGAATCCTGAAGGTTGGGGCGAGCGGATGGCCCCGTTTGAAGATCAGTCTCAAGCAATCATTTATGAAGCCCATGTGCGGGACTTTACGGTGTCCAATTCGAGCTCCATTATTAATAAGGGGAAATTCCTTGGTGTCATTGAAGAAGGGGCTGTGAACGATTACGGATCGCCAGCAGGCTTGGATTACTTGAAGGAGTTAGGTGTAACCCACGTTGAGTTCTTGCCAATGTTTGACTTTCAGACAGTTGATGAGACCGTCTATAAGCCGACCCAGTATAATTGGGGCTATGATCCGCTGAATTACAATGCGCCGGAAGGCTCCTATGCAACGGATGCCTATAATCCTGAAGTGCGTATTCGTGAATTGAAGGCAATGATTAAGAAACTCCATGATGCGGGTATTCGGGTCATAATGGATGTGGTCTACAATCATGTCTATGAAGTTGAACAACATAGCCTGCACTTAACGGTACCGGGTTATTTCTTCCGCTACAATGAGGAGGGTGAATTTACCAATGGTACTGGTGTTGGTAATGATACCGCTTCTGAACGACCGATGTTCCGCAAATATATTGTCGACAGTGTGACGTATTGGGCAGAAGAGTTCCATATTGACGGTTTTCGTTTCGACCTTATGGGCATTCACGACATTGTGACCATGAATGAGGTACGTAAGTCCTTGGATGAAATTGATCCAACGATTATGCTTTTTGGTGAGGGCTGGAATTTATATACGCCGCTAGCTGAACATGAAGTTGCCAATCAGAATAATGCTCATGTCATGCCACGGATTGGCCAATTTAATGATGGCATCCGTGAGGCCTTGAAGGGGAATGACTTCGACCCGCAAGCACGTGGCTTTATTAACGGTGCTTGGTATATGGAGCAGAGTTTGATATCCAACTTCATGGCGGCTTTGGACTTGCGGAGTTACATTGAGCCGACCCAGCTGATTCAATACGTTGAAGCGCACGATAACTATACGCTTTATGACCGACTGAAGGCGGCCGATCCAGGCTTAGATGAGGAGACTATTGTTAAACGTCACGAGCTGGCTAGTACCATTATTCTTCTAGCCCAGGGCATTCCTTTCATTCATGCCGGCCAGGAGTTTCTCCGGAGTAAACAAGGCGTCCGCGACAGCTACAATTCGCCGGACCATATTAACGAAATCGACTGGAATCGCCAGGAGACTTATCGCCATTCGGTTAACTTGGTCAAAAATTTGATTCAGTTACGTAAGCAAGAGCCGCTCTTGCATCTATCAAGCTATGAAGATATTCGCCAAGTTATGGATGTGAAGAACAATGCTTTCCAACTAGTCGTTTTGACCTACCGAAGTGAGGATTATAATTTGTTGATTGCCTTTAATGCGCGCGAATCAGCTGCCCCGGTACACTTGGAAGAAGGTCGCTATATTTATAAATTGTATGATGGGCAGGTTTTCTTGGACGATGAACACGAAGTGGAGGATAGCCATACGATTTACGTGCCGCCGTATACCGGTATGGTCTTGAAACAATTTACACATTAA